From Solidesulfovibrio carbinoliphilus subsp. oakridgensis, the proteins below share one genomic window:
- a CDS encoding (deoxy)nucleoside triphosphate pyrophosphohydrolase, giving the protein MNCGPKIVHVVAAVIWREGRYLGVRRPEGKPLAGAYEFPGGKIEPDESPRAALVRELAEELGITPTAIAFFREKAHAYEHISVHLHFFHVRAFLGEPAALEGQEMEWLTPQDGLARPFLEADRDVVAELAEVAAFGQKDVRPDVG; this is encoded by the coding sequence ATGAACTGCGGACCGAAGATCGTGCATGTGGTGGCCGCCGTCATCTGGCGGGAAGGGCGCTACCTCGGCGTGCGCCGGCCCGAGGGCAAGCCCCTGGCCGGAGCCTACGAGTTTCCCGGCGGCAAGATCGAGCCCGACGAATCGCCCCGGGCGGCGCTGGTGCGGGAACTGGCCGAGGAACTGGGCATCACGCCGACCGCAATTGCCTTTTTCAGGGAAAAAGCGCATGCTTACGAACATATTTCCGTCCATCTTCATTTTTTTCACGTCCGCGCCTTCCTTGGAGAACCGGCGGCCCTGGAAGGCCAGGAGATGGAATGGCTGACGCCGCAGGACGGTCTGGCCCGTCCGTTTCTGGAAGCGGACCGGGATGTTGTCGCGGAACTGGCCGAAGTCGCCGCTTTCGGGCAGAAGGATGTTCGGCCTGACGTCGGCTAG
- the metF gene encoding methylenetetrahydrofolate reductase [NAD(P)H], translated as MRIGELIEAKRPFVSLEFFPPKEREAWAGFFDVVERLLPVRPLFVSVTYGAGGSTHAHTLEIVSRLKTAYGLEPMAHLTCVGASREKIRGFLDGLAAAGVDNVLALRGDPPKGQEQFVPDSEDFQHASDLVAFIRREYPALAIGVAGYPECHPEAPSARADLDFLRQKIALGGDFTVTQLFFDNDCYFAFVDKVRGMGITVPIVPGVLPVMSLASVKRLSSLCGASLPPAYLAALEAADAAGGPAAVAEVGIAHARKQAQDLIDRGAPGVHLYTLNKAEAVLSIVSGLTM; from the coding sequence GTGCGAATCGGGGAGTTGATCGAAGCGAAGCGGCCGTTCGTGTCGCTGGAGTTTTTCCCGCCCAAGGAGCGCGAGGCCTGGGCCGGTTTTTTCGACGTCGTGGAGCGGCTTTTGCCCGTGCGGCCGCTGTTCGTGTCCGTGACCTACGGAGCCGGCGGCAGCACCCACGCCCACACCCTGGAAATCGTCTCCCGCCTCAAAACCGCCTACGGCCTCGAGCCCATGGCCCATCTCACCTGCGTCGGGGCGAGCAGGGAGAAGATCCGGGGCTTTCTGGACGGCCTGGCGGCGGCCGGCGTGGACAACGTCCTGGCCCTGCGCGGCGATCCGCCCAAGGGACAGGAGCAGTTCGTCCCGGACTCCGAAGACTTCCAGCACGCCTCCGATCTGGTGGCCTTCATCCGCCGCGAATATCCGGCCCTGGCCATCGGCGTGGCCGGCTATCCCGAGTGCCATCCCGAGGCCCCGTCGGCCCGGGCGGACCTGGATTTCCTGCGCCAAAAGATTGCCCTTGGCGGCGATTTCACCGTGACCCAGCTTTTTTTCGATAACGACTGTTATTTCGCTTTCGTGGACAAGGTGCGCGGCATGGGCATCACCGTGCCCATCGTGCCGGGCGTGCTGCCGGTCATGAGCCTGGCCAGCGTCAAGCGGCTGTCCAGCCTTTGCGGCGCGAGCCTGCCGCCGGCCTATCTGGCCGCGCTGGAAGCCGCCGACGCGGCCGGGGGCCCGGCGGCCGTGGCCGAGGTCGGCATTGCCCACGCCCGCAAACAGGCCCAGGATCTCATCGACCGGGGGGCGCCGGGCGTGCACCTCTACACGCTCAACAAGGCCGAGGCCGTGCTCTCCATCGTCTCGGGCCTGACCATGTAA
- a CDS encoding aspartate-semialdehyde dehydrogenase encodes MGRGEWVVAVAGATGAVGREMLKTLEQRQFPAKTIKALASSRSAGTTVPYADTELTVEEMTEDSFEGVDIALFSAGGSTSKKFAPFAVKAGCVVIDNSSAWRMDPEVPLVVPEVNPQDVDWHNGIIANPNCSTIQMVVALKPLHDVAKIKRVIVSTYQAVSGTGQKAIAELETQVRQLFHMQDPDVKVYPHQIAFNCLPQIDVFTDGDYTFEEVKMIKETNKIMGDDSIKVTATTVRVPVFYGHSESVNIETEKKLTAKEARAILAQAPGVRVYDNPSEKIYPMPLVAAGEDEVFVGRIREDQTIDNGLHLWIVADNIRKGAALNAVQIAELLIERDKVRVEK; translated from the coding sequence ATGGGCAGGGGCGAATGGGTTGTGGCCGTGGCCGGGGCCACGGGAGCCGTGGGACGGGAGATGCTGAAAACCCTCGAACAGCGGCAGTTTCCGGCCAAGACCATCAAGGCCTTGGCCTCCTCGCGTTCGGCCGGCACCACGGTGCCGTACGCCGACACCGAGCTGACCGTCGAGGAGATGACGGAAGATTCCTTTGAAGGCGTCGATATCGCGCTCTTTTCGGCCGGCGGCTCCACCTCGAAGAAATTCGCGCCCTTTGCCGTCAAGGCCGGCTGCGTGGTCATCGACAATTCGAGCGCCTGGCGCATGGACCCGGAAGTGCCGCTGGTCGTGCCCGAGGTCAACCCGCAGGACGTGGACTGGCACAACGGCATCATCGCCAACCCCAACTGCTCGACCATCCAGATGGTGGTGGCCTTGAAGCCCCTGCACGACGTCGCGAAAATCAAACGCGTCATCGTCTCCACCTACCAGGCCGTGTCCGGCACCGGCCAGAAGGCCATCGCCGAACTCGAAACCCAGGTCCGCCAGCTTTTCCACATGCAGGACCCGGACGTGAAGGTCTATCCGCACCAGATCGCGTTCAACTGCCTGCCCCAGATCGATGTCTTCACCGACGGCGACTACACCTTCGAAGAAGTGAAGATGATCAAAGAGACCAACAAGATCATGGGCGACGACTCGATCAAGGTGACGGCCACCACCGTGCGCGTGCCGGTCTTTTACGGGCACAGCGAATCCGTCAACATCGAGACCGAGAAGAAACTGACCGCCAAGGAAGCCCGGGCCATCCTGGCCCAGGCCCCGGGCGTGCGCGTCTACGACAACCCGTCGGAAAAGATCTACCCCATGCCGCTTGTCGCCGCGGGCGAGGACGAAGTGTTCGTCGGCCGCATCCGCGAGGACCAGACCATCGACAACGGCCTGCACCTCTGGATCGTGGCCGACAACATCCGCAAGGGCGCGGCCTTAAACGCCGTGCAGATCGCGGAGCTCCTCATCGAACGCGACAAGGTGCGGGTCGAGAAGTAG
- a CDS encoding aminotransferase class IV encodes MPDIVDTDVYLKRLLAAPRPGSEAVLAFYDHRLGVIGTDPRLMLIPLDDHLVHRGDGVFETLKYLGRRLYQIAPHFERMERSAAAIFLAPPCSWAEVADLTLSVCQAAGADDGMVRVLVGRGPGGFGIDPAECPTPSLTIVAYRFHARPAESFAKGVTAFRTSIPAKQNYLARIKSIDYLPNVLMKREATERGEDYPVCYDDKGLLAEGATENICIVDAGGRLVVPELNNALTGTTLLRAVELLHGEVETVFAGIREEDIATAREMFILGTTNDCLSIVRYNGAPVGDGKPGPVSRRIKERIVADIQANGTPF; translated from the coding sequence ATGCCCGACATTGTGGATACCGACGTGTACCTGAAACGGCTCCTGGCCGCGCCGCGCCCCGGCAGCGAGGCGGTCCTGGCCTTTTACGACCACCGGCTCGGCGTCATCGGCACCGATCCGCGCCTCATGCTCATTCCCCTGGACGACCACCTCGTCCACCGGGGCGACGGCGTCTTCGAGACGCTCAAATACCTCGGCCGCCGGCTCTATCAGATCGCCCCCCACTTCGAACGCATGGAGCGGTCGGCTGCGGCCATCTTTCTCGCGCCGCCCTGTTCCTGGGCCGAAGTGGCCGATCTTACGCTTTCCGTATGCCAGGCCGCCGGCGCCGACGACGGCATGGTCCGGGTGCTGGTCGGCCGCGGCCCCGGCGGCTTTGGCATCGATCCGGCCGAATGTCCGACCCCGAGCCTGACCATCGTGGCCTACAGGTTCCACGCCCGGCCGGCCGAGTCCTTCGCCAAGGGCGTCACCGCCTTTCGCACCTCCATCCCGGCCAAACAGAACTATCTGGCCCGCATCAAATCCATCGACTACCTGCCGAACGTGCTCATGAAGCGTGAAGCCACCGAACGCGGCGAAGACTATCCCGTCTGCTACGACGACAAGGGGCTCCTCGCCGAAGGGGCCACGGAAAACATCTGCATCGTGGACGCCGGCGGCCGCCTCGTCGTGCCGGAGCTCAACAACGCCCTGACCGGCACGACCCTCCTTCGCGCCGTGGAACTCCTCCATGGCGAAGTGGAAACGGTCTTCGCCGGCATCCGCGAGGAAGACATTGCCACCGCCCGCGAGATGTTCATCCTCGGCACCACCAACGACTGTCTGAGCATCGTCCGCTACAACGGCGCGCCCGTCGGCGACGGGAAACCCGGCCCCGTCTCCCGGCGCATCAAGGAACGGATCGTCGCCGATATCCAGGCGAACGGCACACCCTTTTAA
- a CDS encoding import inner membrane translocase subunit Tim44 — MDTHPGSPKALAALLSRIPSRTLAAAVGLALALPSPARAEDLLTGGLLGSVFRGDDFTGPRLVDLAVLGLALFLVLRLLLGRTGKTGANQQPPPPPPPAAYDDEAPPPLDSPPGKPNMYTNAQATWAALKSPPPKGTPTTAAPSGATGPLPSGATPEQEFLAGAKLAYGRILAAMAKRDFDDLANFTTPLFLAQLKNSLPASPPPAPEILLVEAVLAGERQESGRTVMDVDYEVLVHEPDAPHNTDRKERWRFVRDTAAPGAHWLLDGMERGRE, encoded by the coding sequence ATGGACACGCACCCCGGCTCCCCCAAGGCCCTGGCCGCCCTCCTCTCCCGCATCCCCAGCCGCACCCTGGCCGCCGCCGTCGGGCTGGCCCTGGCCCTGCCCTCCCCGGCCCGGGCCGAGGACCTGCTGACCGGCGGCCTGCTCGGCAGCGTCTTTCGCGGCGACGACTTCACCGGACCGCGCCTGGTCGATCTGGCCGTCCTCGGGCTGGCCCTGTTTCTGGTCCTTCGCCTCCTGCTCGGCCGGACCGGAAAAACCGGCGCAAACCAGCAGCCCCCGCCACCACCGCCGCCGGCCGCCTACGACGACGAGGCCCCGCCGCCCCTCGACAGCCCGCCCGGCAAGCCCAACATGTACACCAACGCCCAGGCCACCTGGGCCGCCCTCAAGTCGCCTCCCCCCAAGGGCACTCCCACGACCGCCGCCCCCTCCGGTGCCACCGGTCCCCTGCCGTCGGGTGCGACGCCGGAACAGGAATTCCTGGCCGGCGCCAAACTGGCCTACGGCCGCATTCTGGCCGCCATGGCCAAACGCGACTTCGACGATCTGGCCAACTTCACCACGCCGCTCTTTCTGGCCCAGCTCAAAAACAGCCTGCCCGCCTCGCCGCCGCCCGCGCCCGAGATCCTGCTCGTCGAAGCCGTCCTGGCCGGCGAACGCCAGGAATCCGGCCGCACCGTCATGGACGTGGACTACGAGGTTCTCGTCCACGAGCCCGACGCGCCCCACAACACCGACCGCAAGGAGCGCTGGCGCTTCGTCCGCGACACCGCCGCCCCCGGAGCACACTGGCTGCTCGACGGCATGGAGCGCGGCAGGGAGTAA
- a CDS encoding methyl-accepting chemotaxis protein has translation MGVRRKLYLLLGVCVLGFCCAFAADRIGSYYAAKFQELEGLAANAYLEILQARREEKNFLMRMDPAYIEPALRHADKVRDDIGRLSGLDGALAGEAREALAELAAYRKGFEELVGIARIKGFNENEGLMRDFVYAARDLDEKFKPVTDKDFQILLLTIRRHEKNWQLRDEAGYVEKVAEGVKRLEAMVAADPDLAADRKKSFVAVIDSYQRSFNAYVEASAKAKKVTEAMVASGRDLMPHFEKIEAHYAARRAEVQGLVDGALLAVQAVLGLAVLAVILWIIRGITGSLAALGGYSRQVASGDLDARPTGRFEAEFAALRDDTTAMVDNLKIHMREVADKQAEATRQAQAAEEAMRETLHKEEELAHTLSRMQAVAEQAGDISKRLSSAALELSAQTEQAASGVELQRRRVDETAAAIGQMNATILEIASNAGAAAQTAEETRDNATTGAEVVSRAGQSMAKVNGIATELKGDMASLGQEAESIGQVVGVINDIADQTNLLALNAAIEAARAGEAGRGFAVVADEVRKLAEKTMVATKEVESRIRAIQEAAGRNIKSMDQAVSAVADANSLAGRSGEAIRAILGHADATSSQVQSIAASAEEQSAASEQISRAIGEINKVAEDNVAGVDASSRAAHALSNMAEELKDLIGRLRGHEARPKILAAA, from the coding sequence ATGGGCGTGCGACGCAAACTGTATCTGTTGCTCGGTGTGTGCGTGCTGGGATTTTGCTGCGCGTTTGCGGCGGATCGGATAGGAAGTTACTATGCCGCGAAATTCCAGGAGCTTGAAGGCCTGGCCGCCAATGCCTATCTGGAAATCCTGCAGGCCCGGCGCGAGGAGAAGAATTTCCTCATGCGCATGGACCCGGCCTATATCGAGCCGGCCTTGCGCCATGCCGACAAGGTGCGGGACGACATCGGCCGCCTCTCCGGACTGGACGGGGCCCTGGCCGGCGAGGCCCGGGAGGCCCTGGCCGAGCTCGCCGCCTACCGCAAGGGTTTCGAGGAGCTGGTCGGGATTGCGCGGATCAAGGGATTTAACGAGAACGAAGGCCTGATGCGCGATTTCGTCTACGCCGCCCGGGATCTGGACGAAAAGTTCAAGCCCGTGACGGACAAGGATTTCCAGATCCTGCTGTTGACCATCCGCCGGCATGAGAAGAACTGGCAACTGCGCGACGAGGCCGGCTACGTGGAAAAGGTGGCCGAGGGGGTCAAGCGCCTGGAGGCCATGGTCGCGGCCGATCCGGATCTGGCCGCGGACCGGAAAAAAAGTTTCGTGGCGGTCATCGATTCCTACCAGCGCAGCTTCAACGCCTACGTCGAGGCCAGCGCCAAGGCCAAGAAGGTCACCGAGGCCATGGTGGCGAGCGGCCGCGACCTCATGCCCCATTTCGAGAAGATCGAGGCCCATTACGCCGCCCGCCGGGCCGAGGTCCAGGGGCTGGTCGACGGGGCCCTGCTCGCGGTCCAGGCCGTGTTGGGACTGGCGGTGCTGGCCGTGATCCTGTGGATCATCCGGGGTATTACCGGTTCCCTGGCCGCCCTGGGGGGCTATTCCCGGCAGGTGGCCTCGGGCGACCTGGACGCCAGGCCGACCGGGCGTTTCGAGGCGGAATTCGCGGCCCTTCGCGACGACACCACGGCCATGGTCGACAATCTGAAAATCCATATGCGCGAGGTGGCGGACAAGCAGGCCGAGGCCACGCGGCAGGCCCAGGCCGCCGAAGAGGCCATGCGCGAAACGTTGCATAAGGAGGAGGAGCTGGCCCACACCCTCTCGCGCATGCAGGCCGTGGCCGAGCAGGCCGGCGACATCTCGAAGCGGCTTTCGAGCGCCGCCCTTGAACTGTCGGCCCAGACCGAGCAGGCGGCCTCGGGCGTCGAACTGCAGCGCCGCCGGGTGGACGAAACCGCCGCCGCCATCGGCCAGATGAACGCCACCATCCTCGAAATCGCCTCCAATGCCGGCGCGGCCGCCCAAACGGCCGAAGAGACCCGCGACAACGCCACCACCGGGGCCGAGGTGGTCAGCCGGGCCGGCCAGTCCATGGCCAAGGTCAACGGCATCGCCACGGAACTCAAGGGCGACATGGCCAGCCTCGGCCAGGAGGCCGAGTCCATCGGCCAGGTCGTCGGCGTGATTAACGATATCGCGGACCAGACCAACCTGCTGGCGCTCAATGCCGCCATCGAGGCGGCCCGGGCCGGCGAGGCCGGGCGCGGTTTCGCGGTGGTGGCCGACGAGGTCAGAAAGCTCGCGGAAAAGACCATGGTGGCCACCAAGGAAGTCGAGTCCCGCATCCGGGCCATCCAGGAGGCGGCCGGCCGCAACATCAAGAGCATGGACCAGGCGGTTTCGGCCGTGGCCGACGCCAATTCCCTGGCCGGCCGGTCCGGGGAGGCCATCCGCGCCATCCTGGGCCATGCCGACGCCACCAGCTCCCAGGTCCAGTCCATCGCCGCCTCGGCCGAGGAGCAGTCCGCCGCGTCCGAGCAGATCAGCCGGGCCATTGGCGAAATCAACAAGGTGGCCGAGGACAACGTGGCCGGGGTGGACGCCTCCAGCCGGGCGGCCCACGCCCTGTCGAACATGGCCGAGGAGCTCAAGGACCTGATCGGCCGGCTGCGCGGCCACGAGGCCCGTCCGAAGATTCTGGCCGCGGCCTGA
- a CDS encoding ATP-binding protein: MTAATVPGRPGLSRLGLRARVYLLLGSLLLVNMAGPVIMVWYAAMARDLYTATADKDLAALTAAHELENALLNQKGYATYYYLSRDPSWIGKLSESRRTFALWLERIRQDVDAPEPTELLEAITAAYKEYSAAKDNVIDLYQQGREEAAKNQHWAVRDDFDGLRDLCDRFKEFYRARMRQTGLVYLERTDLVMGVAVIGVVINATLGFFLAYVLVGQILDPIRRLARGDRGKGAMAGVSDEVKAIGQKFRDLEKDVDQAHLDLEQSRGHLMQSEKLAMAGRLAAGVAHTIRNPLTSVKMRLFSLERGLKLDPSQQEDFEVIAEEIGHIDTIVRNFLEFARPPKLTAQPVGLSDVVDTALVLLKHRLESYNVEVTVDRSRPLPEISADPDQLKEALVNLVLNACEAMVEGGSIRIREEVGLLEPYGHVLAVRVTDSGPGVPPGLVERIFQPFFTTKGEGSGLGLPIVKRIVEEHGGWITVQSPEGRGATFTMVFPYEGERGWHRA, from the coding sequence ATGACCGCCGCCACCGTTCCGGGACGCCCGGGACTTTCCCGCCTGGGCCTGCGGGCCAGGGTCTACCTGCTGCTCGGAAGCCTGCTTTTGGTCAACATGGCCGGTCCGGTCATCATGGTCTGGTACGCGGCCATGGCCCGCGACCTCTACACGGCCACGGCCGACAAGGACCTGGCCGCCCTGACCGCCGCCCATGAACTCGAAAACGCCCTTTTGAACCAGAAAGGCTACGCCACTTATTATTACCTCAGCCGCGACCCGTCCTGGATCGGCAAGCTGAGCGAGAGCCGCCGGACGTTCGCCCTGTGGCTCGAACGCATCCGCCAGGACGTGGACGCCCCCGAGCCGACCGAGCTCCTCGAAGCCATCACGGCGGCCTACAAGGAGTATTCGGCGGCCAAGGACAATGTCATCGACCTCTACCAGCAGGGGAGGGAGGAGGCGGCCAAGAACCAGCACTGGGCCGTGCGCGACGATTTCGACGGCCTGCGCGACCTGTGCGACCGGTTCAAGGAGTTCTACCGGGCCCGCATGCGCCAGACCGGCCTGGTCTACCTGGAGCGCACGGACCTGGTCATGGGCGTGGCCGTGATCGGCGTGGTCATAAACGCCACCCTGGGCTTTTTCCTGGCCTACGTCCTGGTCGGCCAGATCCTGGACCCCATCCGGCGGCTGGCCCGGGGCGACCGGGGCAAGGGGGCCATGGCGGGCGTTTCCGACGAGGTCAAGGCCATCGGCCAGAAGTTTCGCGACCTCGAAAAGGACGTGGACCAGGCCCACCTGGACCTGGAGCAGAGCCGGGGCCACCTCATGCAGTCGGAAAAGCTGGCCATGGCCGGCCGGCTGGCCGCGGGCGTGGCCCACACCATCCGAAATCCGCTGACCTCGGTTAAGATGCGCCTTTTCTCCCTGGAGCGCGGCCTCAAGCTCGATCCCTCCCAGCAGGAGGACTTCGAGGTCATTGCCGAGGAGATCGGGCACATCGATACCATCGTGCGCAACTTCCTGGAGTTCGCCCGGCCCCCGAAGTTGACGGCCCAGCCGGTCGGCCTTTCGGACGTGGTGGACACGGCGCTCGTCCTCTTGAAGCACCGCCTGGAGTCCTACAACGTGGAGGTCACCGTGGACCGCTCCCGGCCCCTGCCGGAGATAAGCGCCGACCCGGACCAGTTGAAGGAGGCCCTGGTCAATCTGGTCCTCAATGCCTGCGAGGCCATGGTCGAGGGCGGCTCCATCCGCATCCGCGAGGAGGTGGGCCTTTTGGAACCTTACGGCCACGTCCTGGCCGTGCGGGTGACGGACAGCGGCCCGGGCGTGCCGCCGGGGTTGGTCGAACGGATCTTCCAGCCGTTTTTCACCACCAAGGGCGAGGGGTCGGGCCTTGGCCTCCCCATTGTCAAACGGATCGTGGAGGAGCATGGCGGGTGGATCACGGTCCAGTCCCCGGAAGGGCGCGGGGCCACCTTCACCATGGTCTTTCCGTACGAGGGGGAGCGGGGATGGCACAGGGCATAG
- a CDS encoding sigma-54-dependent transcriptional regulator, which yields MDSRTAQILIVDDDHQLRQSFERLLAAEGYAVRTASSGEAGILAVREAVPDLVVMDVRMPGISGLEAYAAMREFEPRLPVIIMTAFGTTDIAIEATKMGAYDYILKPFDIPEILKLIEKAVAAGRSMRSRVAVGEEGEAAVAADAIIGRSQAMQDLYKAIGRAAPTDATVLIRGESGTGKELVARAVYQHSLRADKPFLVINCVAIPETLLESELFGYEKGAFTGATGRKVGKIEQANRGTVFLDEIGDMPLSIQAKILRLLQEQNVERLGGRQVIPVDVRIIAATNRDLEAAVRAGQFREDLYYRLKVVTMAMPPLRERPGDIPLLVRYFLARYSREMGQPDPGVSDEAMALLTTQPWPGNVRELGNTVKKALIFNLGAPLGPDEVQKASGEPLRGGGPAEADPGDSLARYVRRELASGRESLFEDLMDRFGLLVIREALEATGGNRSQAARLLGLSRPTLLAKIEKYGLRIESRVRQSDS from the coding sequence GTGGATAGCCGCACGGCCCAGATTCTCATCGTCGACGACGATCACCAGTTGCGCCAGAGCTTCGAACGGCTGCTTGCGGCCGAGGGCTACGCGGTGCGCACCGCCTCCTCGGGCGAGGCCGGCATCCTGGCCGTGCGCGAGGCCGTGCCCGACCTCGTGGTCATGGACGTGCGCATGCCCGGCATCTCGGGACTCGAGGCCTACGCCGCCATGCGCGAGTTCGAGCCCAGGCTGCCGGTCATCATCATGACGGCCTTTGGCACCACGGACATTGCCATCGAGGCCACCAAGATGGGGGCCTACGACTACATCCTCAAGCCCTTCGACATCCCGGAGATCCTCAAGCTGATCGAAAAGGCCGTGGCCGCCGGCCGGTCCATGCGCAGCCGGGTGGCCGTGGGCGAGGAGGGGGAGGCGGCCGTGGCGGCCGACGCCATCATCGGCCGCAGCCAGGCCATGCAGGACCTCTACAAGGCCATCGGCCGGGCCGCGCCCACCGACGCCACGGTGCTCATCCGGGGCGAATCCGGCACCGGCAAGGAGCTGGTGGCCCGGGCCGTGTACCAGCATTCGCTGCGGGCGGACAAACCGTTTCTGGTCATAAACTGCGTGGCCATCCCGGAAACGCTGCTCGAATCCGAACTGTTCGGCTACGAGAAGGGGGCGTTCACCGGAGCCACCGGCCGCAAGGTGGGCAAGATCGAGCAGGCCAACCGGGGCACGGTCTTTCTGGACGAGATCGGCGACATGCCGCTGTCGATCCAGGCCAAGATCCTGCGCCTCTTGCAGGAGCAAAACGTCGAGCGTCTGGGCGGCCGGCAGGTCATCCCGGTCGACGTCCGCATCATCGCGGCCACCAACCGGGACCTGGAGGCCGCCGTCCGGGCCGGGCAGTTCCGCGAGGACCTCTACTATCGCCTGAAGGTCGTGACCATGGCCATGCCGCCCCTGCGGGAGCGGCCGGGCGACATCCCGCTTCTTGTCCGCTATTTCCTGGCCCGGTATTCCCGGGAGATGGGCCAGCCCGACCCCGGCGTCTCGGACGAGGCCATGGCGCTTTTGACCACCCAGCCCTGGCCGGGCAATGTCCGGGAGCTCGGCAACACCGTCAAGAAGGCGCTCATCTTCAACCTCGGCGCGCCCCTTGGCCCGGACGAGGTCCAGAAGGCCTCGGGCGAGCCGCTGCGGGGGGGCGGTCCGGCCGAGGCCGATCCGGGCGATTCCCTGGCCCGGTACGTCCGCCGGGAACTCGCCTCCGGCCGGGAAAGCCTTTTCGAGGACCTCATGGACCGTTTTGGCCTCCTCGTCATCCGCGAGGCCTTGGAAGCCACCGGCGGCAACCGTTCCCAGGCGGCCCGGCTCCTTGGCCTGTCCCGGCCGACGCTTTTGGCCAAGATCGAAAAGTACGGCCTTCGCATCGAATCGCGCGTGCGCCAATCCGATTCCTGA
- a CDS encoding response regulator produces the protein MKCAGATLVIAERNANIRELLRREFGREGYAVLTAGSGAEVLAHLAAPASADLLVLDAEIGDPQGGSLVPHVTRLYPLLPVVLHVFPGFEAEAGATGVVRVEKEGDFERLKRTVRRVLGECGGAG, from the coding sequence GTGAAGTGTGCGGGGGCAACGCTTGTTATCGCCGAGAGAAACGCCAACATCCGGGAGCTCTTGCGCCGGGAATTCGGCCGCGAGGGCTATGCCGTGCTGACGGCGGGCTCGGGCGCCGAGGTCCTCGCGCACCTGGCCGCCCCGGCGTCGGCCGATCTGCTCGTCCTCGATGCCGAGATCGGCGATCCGCAAGGCGGCTCCCTTGTCCCGCATGTCACCCGTCTCTACCCTCTGCTGCCCGTGGTGCTGCACGTGTTTCCCGGCTTCGAGGCCGAGGCCGGCGCGACCGGCGTGGTCCGGGTGGAGAAAGAGGGTGATTTCGAACGTCTCAAGCGCACGGTGCGCCGGGTGCTGGGAGAATGCGGCGGCGCCGGCTGA
- a CDS encoding sulfite exporter TauE/SafE family protein — translation MGFGRQVYEFLKAASIAHAQWDMEVSTSILKNRKKLLFLMILALPILAVSFVEASDFIGSKTAYGPAFYTTQIFLVSIAVGLAAGLITGCIGAGGGFIITPALMAAGVKGILAVGTDLFHIFAKAIMGTAVHKKLGNVSGKLAIAFLVGSGGGTFIGGAINKGLYNKDPLLSEFFISSIYAVLLGFLGFYALFDFLRASRKESGSDAHGGSHGGPAGVTGMALKLQNLNIAPMITFDEDFVPGGKRISGWIVAAGGMIVGILAALMGVGGGFVTFPMFVYVFGVSSMTTVGTDILQIIFTAGLGAIAQYAIYGYVFYTLAMGMLLGSLLGIQVGALTTKVVKGIHIRGFYAMSIIAGFINRVATLPKKFVELEYLNMSKELVNGIEYVGNIVFWIVVALFGAWVIGKFIVNIGALRQEG, via the coding sequence ATGGGGTTCGGCAGACAGGTCTATGAATTCCTCAAGGCGGCGTCCATCGCGCACGCCCAGTGGGACATGGAAGTTTCCACGTCCATTCTTAAGAACAGGAAAAAGCTCCTTTTCCTCATGATCCTGGCCCTGCCCATCCTGGCAGTGTCCTTTGTCGAGGCCAGCGACTTCATCGGCAGCAAGACCGCCTACGGGCCGGCCTTCTACACCACCCAGATCTTTCTGGTGTCCATCGCCGTCGGCCTGGCCGCCGGCCTTATCACCGGCTGCATCGGCGCGGGCGGCGGCTTCATCATCACCCCGGCGCTGATGGCCGCGGGCGTCAAGGGCATCCTGGCCGTCGGCACCGACCTCTTTCACATCTTTGCCAAGGCCATCATGGGCACGGCCGTGCACAAAAAGCTCGGCAACGTCTCGGGCAAGCTGGCCATCGCCTTCCTGGTCGGCTCCGGCGGCGGCACGTTCATCGGCGGCGCCATCAACAAGGGCCTTTACAACAAAGATCCGCTCCTTTCCGAATTCTTCATCAGCTCCATCTACGCCGTGCTGCTCGGGTTCCTCGGTTTCTACGCCCTGTTCGACTTCCTGCGGGCCAGCCGCAAGGAGAGCGGCAGCGACGCCCACGGCGGCAGCCACGGCGGACCGGCCGGCGTCACCGGCATGGCGCTCAAGCTGCAAAACCTCAACATCGCCCCCATGATCACCTTCGACGAGGACTTCGTGCCCGGCGGCAAGCGGATCTCGGGCTGGATCGTGGCCGCGGGCGGCATGATCGTCGGCATCCTGGCCGCGCTCATGGGCGTCGGCGGCGGCTTCGTCACCTTCCCCATGTTCGTCTACGTCTTCGGCGTGTCCTCCATGACCACGGTCGGCACGGACATCCTCCAGATCATCTTCACCGCCGGCCTCGGCGCCATCGCCCAGTACGCCATCTACGGCTACGTGTTCTACACCCTGGCCATGGGCATGCTGCTCGGTTCGCTTTTGGGCATCCAGGTCGGGGCCCTGACCACCAAGGTGGTCAAGGGCATCCACATCCGCGGCTTTTACGCCATGTCCATCATCGCCGGCTTCATCAACCGGGTGGCCACCCTGCCCAAGAAGTTCGTGGAACTCGAATACCTGAACATGTCCAAGGAACTGGTCAACGGCATCGAATACGTCGGCAACATCGTGTTCTGGATCGTGGTCGCCCTCTTCGGCGCGTGGGTCATCGGCAAGTTCATCGTCAATATCGGCGCCTTGCGCCAGGAGGGATAA